One part of the Epinephelus fuscoguttatus linkage group LG12, E.fuscoguttatus.final_Chr_v1 genome encodes these proteins:
- the dpagt1 gene encoding UDP-N-acetylglucosamine--dolichyl-phosphate N-acetylglucosaminephosphotransferase, giving the protein MPDNMSPVPVLPLVINCFLSVLGCMATLKLIPAFKDHFISARLYGMDLNKTSKKEVPESQGVISGTVFLIILFCFIPVPFLSCFVGDQCMGFPHDEFVQLIGALLAICCMIFLGFADDVLNLRWRHKLLLPTMASLPLLMVYFTNFGNTVIVVPKPFRALLGLHLDLGILYYVYMGMLAVFCTNAINILAGINGIESGQALFISGSIIIFNLLELSGDYRDDHVFSLYFMIPFFFTTLALFYHNWYPSSVFVGDTFCYFAGMTFAVVGILGHFSKTMLLFFIPQVVNFVYSLPQLFHIIPCPRHRLPRLNPDTGKLGMSYSKFKRKDLSKLGHLILKVAELLKLLEVRRGQEGDDDFIECNNMTLINLALKLLGPTHERNLTVIMLIIQVMGSAVAFGIRYHLVRLFYDV; this is encoded by the exons ATGCCTGACAACATGTCACCTGTACCCGTCCTGCCGTTGGTGATTAACTGCTTCCTGTCTGTGCTCGGCTGTATGGCCACGTTAAAACTCATTCCTGCTTTCAAAGACCATTTCATCTCAGCCAGACTGTACGGAATGGACCTAAACAAGACGTCCAAGAAGGAAGT CCCAGAGTCCCAGGGAGTCATCAGTGGGACGGTCTTCCTCATCATCCTCTTCTGCTTCATCCCAGTGCCTTTCCTTAGCTGCTTTGTAGGAGATCAGTGCATGGGCTTCCCACATGATGAG TTCGTCCAGCTGATCGGTGCTCTTCTGGCCATCTGTTGCATGATCTTCCTGGGCTTTGCGGATGATGTGCTGaacctgcggtggagacacaaGCTCCTGCTTCCCACCATGGCTTCCCTGCCGCTGCTCATGGTCTATTTTACCAACTTCGGCAACACGGTCATCGTGGTGCCAAAGCCCTTCAGAGCCCTGCTTGGGCTGCACTTGGATTTGG GTATTCTTTACTACGTCTACATGGGAATGCTTGCAGTGTTCTGCACAAATGCCATCAACATCCTAGCAGGCATCAATGGCATTGAGTCGGGTCAAGCCCTGTTTATCTCCGGATCCATCATCATCTTCAACCTGCTGGAGCTCAGCG GAGATTACCGTGACGACCATGTTTTCTCCCTCTACTTCATGATACCATTCTTCTTCACCACATTAGCACTTTTTTACCACAACTG GTACCCTTCATCTGTGTTCGTTGGAGACACTTTCTGCTACTTTGCCGGGATGACCTTCGCTGTCGTCGGCATCCTGGGACACTTCAGCAAAACAATGCTGCTGTTCTTCATTCCTCAAGTGGTTAACTTTGTCTACTCCTTGCCTCAGCTTTTTCACATCATCCCCTGTCCCCGACACCGGCTCCCCAG GCTGAATCCAGACACAGGCAAACTGGGGATGAGCTACTCTAAATTCAAAAGAAAGGACCTCTCAAAATTAGGACACCTCATTCTGAAG GTGGCAGAGTTATTAAAGCTACTAGAAGTGCGAAGAGGCCAGGAGGGAGATGATGATTTTATTGAGTGCAACAACATGACCTTAATAAATCTGGCACTGAAATTACTCGGTCCCACCCATGAGAGAAACCTCACAGTCATCATGCTCATCATACAG GTGATGGGCAGCGCAGTGGCTTTTGGGATACGTTATCATCTGGTGCGCCTCTTTTACGACGTCTAG